The following coding sequences are from one Nicotiana tomentosiformis chromosome 3, ASM39032v3, whole genome shotgun sequence window:
- the LOC138908209 gene encoding uncharacterized protein has product MEDMLKACVIDFGGQWDRFLPLAEFAYNNSYQYNIEMDPFEDLYGRRCRSPIGWFETDKAKLYGTDLLEDALEKVKLIHQRLCTAQSRQKSYADQKARDLSFMVGEKVLLKVSPMKGIIKFSLPVEVQEDFCCKSSVEGQLVDKAT; this is encoded by the exons atggaggatatgctcaaagcatgtgtgattgacttcggagggcagtgggatcgattcttgcctttggccgagtttgcttacaacaacagttatcagtacaACATCGAGATGGATCCGTTTGAggatttatatggtcggcgatgtcgttctcctatcggatggtttgagaccGACAAGGCTAAGTTATACGGTACTGATTTACTggaggatgccttggaaaaggtaaagttgattcatcAGCGTCtttgcacagcacagtccagacagaagagttacgcggaccagaaggcgcgtgatttatcatttatggtgggcgagaaggttctcttgaaagtctcgccgatgaagggaatcataaaGTTCa gtttgccagttgaggtccaagaagatttctgctgtaaaagttcagtggagggacAACTAGTCGATAAGGCGActtag